Proteins encoded within one genomic window of Neodiprion fabricii isolate iyNeoFabr1 chromosome 6, iyNeoFabr1.1, whole genome shotgun sequence:
- the LOC124184177 gene encoding MAP kinase-activating death domain protein isoform X2 → MDIQKKFLCPRLVDYLAIVGARPPSASRQPVQVPELLRRYPVEDHKDFPLPLDMVYFCQPEGCSSVGPKRTVLREATSFTFTLTDKDSGKTRYGICVNFYRPIERGGSMGGGVTGRRDRHSTTFRRESWRKSMEKSSDSAFSRAVLYSDYRSSAVGPSDSERDCPSRRDSDTPHAPHAPRLGVTAPSGDSESGGSHSPSPRASRKRQRVRNHSLTSLCIISHHPFFSTFRECLFVLKKIIDACNESSSPRRVGASRQINRDTVWSALTSQALDGTPSIVLHDVREIETWILRLLSAPVPVPGKTRVEVEILSPSLQPPLCFALPDHTRFSLVDFPLHLPLELLGVDICLKVLTLILLEHKLVLQSRDYNALSMSVMAFVTMIYPLEYMFPAIPLLPTCMSCAEQLLLAPTPFVIGIPATFLLYKKNFRMPDDIWLVDLDSNKITPPSGFGDTLPPLPEPEGTILKNHLKQAMQLMDQVGAGAMGSLVTPQPQQPSPQHASPQPLMQSPSRRESSASHHSTLSVSSARHRPSMDYSMHSQHSAANSPGTPSTSSPHHASLTPSMSPTSTQKQTSQPSPGFNPFIYGNDVHSVDVATRVAMVRFFNSQNLLANFSEHTRTLRLYPRPVVAFQINSFLRSRPRTSSFLNKFARTQAVEFLAEWSLTPSNVAFLRVHTGVFDPTQIGDKPRWYAPSLEPIYFPVWDSNGSLAAAMRTLQQLENQPTDESGSDSEGADSTSSSYSSLSDFVSEMVSSDLSPSYHCPQATQPQPMSLSVDPKNVYNPPSSLQYPGADDDPPTRPGSPLSTSSSQSDLSSPSFNRDSELELNPRIQEGSQAAKSDNDKEEGGSFESDSASTTATPRTILSAQSTVGQFGSGAGSLVTPSPSDTERPTTPHRTSRLNRSVTPVPPLSPGPQRQPSVGNVLARTSSFGSAVGPLLPRQPSSGSNNGSPTLPRQATTGNGVQRHHSGNSNVPRQNSGNSTGTGVIRQGSQGSLFEQFASQAKDLVRETTRQSSQDGLLAHMDKLKHQAREKINEAGEESLFAPLEQLTQQTKKAMGEASKSVQEVSKNALEASKTAAGVSKNTFDDLTYVGKSTFGDLTKSAKEAATKKGLLKGLSDSQQSPPHTSPPPGPLQRRDSSSTQLVASDSRAGRRDIGRDFFSNISSDLNGIAAQTSSMFSDLFGNKHNSNRNANPLPQSQKSKEKSQTFGPFPKGRKGLVERSSLIKHSTNKPSQEELQRMQNVERSSTNSDNQAFLTDIVNQALAGEGVGWLKLNRLKKLMEDESYRNLVVTNLNKGLERKISPDDHIDDVCVSRPVYKGMLKCLQAVVHGLVHTYSNFGPGGMASVFQLMEIAHTHYWSKDLTEGGFESSLISQTSSPFGSKENLRSPQSPKQPDLSDLSRKSSLQQSSELPQLRLEMSHPQLPAGGDENQSTTEMFLDMFSKKGKLLSRLTSFDSEGGRGAGGGTGSSEALSTDGGSIITNPAFRQAHQASFRSTVSDSEVEQGNFPHQTKQRTASVWSSKSSLSTGFRYHGGSLVPTVTTPSPEAARTYLFEGLLGKERSSLWDQMQFWEDAFLDAVSQERDMVGMDQGPGEMMERYKSLSESERRRLEHDEDRLLCTLLHNLTAILVMLNVDKGELKRKVRRLLGKSHIGLIYSQELNQLLDQMTNLHGNDIDLKPLTSRQMHRQSFTVHAGVDAEGDLRFLEVRHDGLVLRSVNGVIVERWWYERLVNMTYSPKNKVLCLWRRNGGQTQLHKYYTKKCKDLYYCIKDAMEKAAQRGRGAGSGVELGGEFPVQDMRTGEGGLLQVCMEGVGLLFANSKFFVRLDHIRKCFTQKGGIFVLEEFNPKTRQVIQRKYKSQLADQICYAVLCVFSYLAAGMEDRKQLQQQQQQQYLHQPTGSGAQAMHGSGLSQAGSPRHH, encoded by the exons ATGGATAtacaaaagaaatttctgTGCCCTCGCCTGGTTGATTACCTGGCCATTGTGGGGGCAAGACCTCCATCGGCTTCTCGACAGCCCGTTCAG GTACCAGAGCTACTACGGAGATATCCTGTGGAAGATCACAAGGATTTTCCACTACCCCTTGACATGGTTTACTTTTGCCAACCCGAGGGCTGTAGTAGCGTAGGACCTAAACGCACAGTCCTGCGAGAAGCTACTTCCTTCACCTTCACACTTACTGACAAGGATTCTG GAAAAACACGTTACGGAATATGTGTGAATTTCTACCGACCCATAGAACGCGGCGGAAGTATGGGCGGAGGGGTGACAGGCAGGAGGGATAGGCACAGTACAACTTTTCGTCGTGAAAGCTGGAGAAAAAGCATGGAGAAAAGTTCGGACTCAGCATTTTCTAG AGCTGTTCTTTATAGCGACTATAGGAGCAGTGCGGTAGGACCAAGTGACTCTGAAAGGGACTGTCCAAGCAGGAGAGACTCGGACACACCACATGCACCTCATGCCCCAAGACTCGGTGTCACAGCACCGAGCGGAGACAGCGAAAGTGGAGGTAGTCATTCTCCTTCTCCAAGAGCTTCGCGAAAACGTCAG CGTGTGAGGAATCATTCTTTGACATCGCTCTGCATAATCTCTCATCATCcatttttctcaacatttcGAGAATGCTTGTttgttctgaaaaaaatcatcgacgCCTGCAACGAGAGTTCTTCCCCGAGGAGGGTGGGAGCCTCGAGACAAATTAACAG AGACACTGTATGGAGCGCGCTAACAAGTCAGGCTCTTGACGGCACTCCGTCAATTGTACTTCATGATGTCAGAGAAATCGAAACGTGGATTCTGCGACTACTAAGTGCCCCTGTTCCCGTTCCTGGAAAGACTAGAGTAGAAGTTGAAATACTCTCTCCGTCGTTACAACCGCCGCTCTGCTTTGCTCTACCTGATCACACCAGATTTTCATTGGTCGACTTTCCGCTTCATCTTCCCTTGGAATTATTAGGTGTCGACATATGTTTGAAAGTTCTGACGCTCATTTTACTTGAACATAAG cttgtGCTGCAATCCCGAGATTATAACGCCTTGTCAATGTCAGTTATGGCATTTGTTACCATGATCTATCCACTGGAATATATGTTTCCTGCAATCCCACTGCTTCCGACATGTATGAGCTGTGCAGAGCAACTGCTGCTGGCTCCTACACCATTTGTTATTGGAATTCCAGCAACTTTCTTACTATATAAAAAGAACTTCAGAATGCCCGATGATATTTGGCTCGTCGATTTAGACAGCAATAAAATTACACCACCTAGTGGCTTTGGTGATACATTACCACCGCTGCCTGAACCGGAGGGTACTATTTTAAAGAATCATCTCAAACAG GCAATGCAACTCATGGACCAAGTTGGAGCTGGT GCAATGGGTAGCTTGGTAACCCCGCAACCACAGCAGCCTTCACCACAGCATGCGTCACCACAACCTTTGATGCAGTCGCCTAGTAGAAGAGAAAGCTCCGCGTCGCATCACTCAACTTTAAG TGTTTCTTCCGCTCGACACCGACCCAGCATGGACTACAGTATGCACAGTCAACATAGTGCTGCAAATTCCCCTGGAACGCCATCCACGTCCAGTCCACATCACGCGTCATTAACACCTTCAATGAGTCCAACTTCGACCCAAAAACAAACCTCTCAACCGTCACCTGGCTTTAATCCATTTATCTACGGAAACGACGTTCATTCCGTTGATGTAGCGACTCGTGTTGCTATGGTCCGCTTTTTCAACTCTCAAAACTTGTTGGCAAACTTCAGCGAACACACAAGAACATTGAGACTCTATCCAAGGCCGGTAGTAGCCTTTCAAATCAATTCGTTCCTGAGATCAAGACCGAGAACCAGcagttttttgaataaatttgcaaGGACGCAAGCAGTCGAATTCTTAGCAGAGTGGTCGCTCACTCCAAGTAATGTGGCTTTCCTGAGAGTACACACAGGTGTATTCGACCCTACTCAAATTGGCGACAAACCGCGTTGGTACGCTCCCAGCTTAGAGCCAATATATTTTCCCGTTTGGGATTCGAACGGTTCCCTGGCTGCAGCAATGAGAACTTTACAACAACTTGAAAATCAGCCAACGGATGAAAGTGGATCTGACTCTGAGGGAGCTGATAGTACCAGTTCGTCTTACTCTTCGCTTAGCGATTTTGTATCGGAAATGGTATCTTCCGATCTTTCACCCA gCTACCATTGCCCTCAAGCAACGCAGCCGCAACCAATGTCTCTTTCGGTTGATCCAAAGAATGTTTACAATCCCCCTAGTTCTTTACAATATCCTGGCGCTGACGACGATCCCCCTACCAGACCTGGAAGTCCACTAAGTACGTCATCCAGTCAGAGTGATCTGAGCAGTCCCAGTTTCAACAGGGATTCCGAGCTTGAATTAAATCCAAGGATTCAAGAGGGTTCGCAAGCAGCTAAAAGTGATAAT GATAAAGAGGAGGGAGGTAGCTTTGAATCAGACTCAGCATCGACAACAGCCACGCCACGCACAATCCTGAGTGCACAAAGTACGGTAGGCCAGTTTGGAAGTGGTGCGGGGTCTTTAGTGACCCCATCACCCAGTGATACAGAGCGCCCTACCACTCCCCACCGGACCTCACGCCTCAATAGATCTGTCACCCCA GTTCCGCCACTCAGTCCAGGGCCGCAACGCCAACCAAGTGTAGGCAATGTTCTGGCACGTACATCGAGCTTCGGATCAGCGGTTGGACCTCTTCTTCCAAGACAACCAAGTAGTGGCAGTAACAATGGGTCACCTACATTACCTCGTCAAGCGACTACTGGTAATGGCGTTCAGCGTCATCATAGTGGAAACAGCAATGTTCCTCGGCAAAACAGTGGAAATAGTACTGGAACCGGTGTGATCAGACAGGGGTCGCAAGGGTCGTTATTTGAACAATTTGCCTCACAAGCTAAAGATTTAGTTAGGGAGACGACAAGACAGAGTAGTCAAGATGGACTGCTCGCTCATATGGACAAG CTGAAGCATCAAgcgagggaaaaaataaatgaagctGGCGAAGAAAGCTTATTTGCACCTTTGGAACAG CTTACGCAGCAAACGAAGAAAGCTATGGGTGAAGCATCGAAGTCAGTTCAGGAAGTATCAAAGAATGCCTTAGAAGCGAGTAAAACAGCTGCAGGTGTTAGTAAAAATACCTTTGATGATCTGACCTATGTGGGAAAGAGCACTTTTGGTGATTTGACTAAAAGTGCTAAAGAAGCTGCGACCAAAAAAGGGTTGCTCAAG GGACTCAGTGATTCCCAGCAATCACCTCCGCACACTTCTCCACCACCTGGTCCGCTTCAACGAAGAGACTCTAGTAGTACCCAGTTAGTCGCGTCTGACTCTCGTGCTGGTAGAAGAGATATTGGGCGGGATTTTTTTAGCAATATAAGCAGTGATCTGAATGGCATAGCTGCGCAAACTAGCAGTATGTTTAGTGATTTATTTG GTAATAAGCATAACTCTAATCGGAACGCCAATCCTCTTCCTCAATCGCAAAAATCCAAAGAGAAATCTCAGACATTTGGACCCTTCCCTAAAG GTAGAAAAGGGCTGGTCGAGAGATCGTCGTTGATAAAACATTCAACCAACAAACCTAGTCAGGAGGAATTACAACGGATGCAAAATGTAGAGCGATCGAGTACAAATAGCGATAATCAAGCATTCCTGACAGAT ATTGTAAACCAGGCATTAGCTGGAGAAGGAGTGGGCTGGCTCAAATTGAATAGGTTGAAAAAACTAATGGAAGATGAGAGTTATCGCAATCTTGTTGTAACTAATTTGAATAAGGGtcttgagagaaaaataagcCCCGATGATCATATCGATGACGTT TGCGTTTCACGGCCAGTTTATAAAGGGATGCTGAAGTGCCTTCAAGCTGTAGTGCACGGCCTGGTACATACTTATAGCAATTTTGGACCAGGTGGTATGGCATCTGTATTCCAACTGATGGAAATTGCACATACACACTACTGGAGCAAAGACCTAACAGAGGGAGGATTTGAAAGTTCTCTCATATCTCAG ACTTCCAGTCCGTTTGGtagtaaagaaaatttgagGTCCCCACAGTCACCGAAGCAGCCTGACTTGTCAGACTTATCTAGGAAATCATCCCTTCAACAGTCTTCAG AGTTACCACAACTCAGATTGGAAATGTCACATCCTCAATTACCTGCAGGTGGAGATGAAAATCAATCGACCACAGAAATGTTTCTCGATATGTTTTcgaagaaaggaaaattaCTCAGCAGATTAACGTCATTTGACTCAGAG GGAGGGCGTGGTGCAGGTGGCGGTACAGGAAGCAGCGAAGCCCTCTCGACTGATGGAGGCAGCATTATCACGAATCCTGCATTTCGGCAAGCACACCAGGCCTCTTTTCGCAGTACCGTCTCTGATAGTGAGGTTGAGCAAGGCAAT TTTCCACACCAAACTAAACAGCGAACTGCGAGTGTTTGGTCCAGCAAGTCGTCTTTAAGCACTGGATTTAGATATCACGGTGGAAGTCTTGTTCCAACAGTAACAACACCGAGTCCAGAAGCAGCTCGAACTTATCTTTTTGAAG gATTATTGGGCAAAGAAAGATCTTCTCTCTGGGATCAAATGCAGTTTTGGGAGGATGCGTTCCTTGACGCTGTCTCTCAGGAGCGTGATATGGTGGGCATGGATCAGGGACCAGGAGAAATGATGGAAAG GTACAAGAGTCTGAGTGAAAGCGAGAGGAGGAGGCTGGAGCATGATGAGGACAGATTATTATGTACTTTACTTCACAATCTGACAGCTATTTTGGTAATGCTCAATGTTGATAAGGGAGAATTGAAGCGTAAAGTGCGTAGATTGCTCGGAAAAAGTCACATCGGCCTCATTTACAGTCAAGAGCTTAATCAGCTATTGGATCAAATGACCAATCTT CATGGCAATGACATTGATCTAAAGCCTCTCACTTCTCGTCAAATGCACCGTCAATCATTTACTGTTCATGCTGGTGTCGATGCCGAAGGTGATTTGCGTTTTTTGGAAGTACGACACGATGGTTTGGTACTCAGATCGGTAAATGGTGTGATTGTCGAGCGCTGGTGGTACGAGCGCTTGGTTAATATGACTTATAGTCCTAAGAATAAAGTCCTCTGTCTTTGGAGGCGAAATGGAGGGCAAACTCAACTGCATAAATATTACACTAAAAAG tgTAAAGAcctatattattgtataaaagaCGCAATGGAGAAAGCGGCACAACGAGGTCGAGGTGCTGGTTCGGGTGTAGAATTAGGTGGTGAGTTTCCAGTGCAAGATATGCGCACGGGTGAGGGGGGCCTTCTCCAAGTATGCATGGAGGGCGTGGGTCTACTCTTCGCTAATAGCAAG TTTTTTGTAAGACTCGATCATATCCGCAAGTGCTTTACACAGAAGGGTGGGATCTTCGTTTTGGAAGAATTCA ATCCTAAAACTAGACAAGTAATTCAACGTAAATATAAGTCACAATTG GCAGATCAGATCTGCTATGCAGTTCTCTGTGTCTTTTCGTATCTTGCTGCTGGCATGGAAGATCGTAAACAGttacagcagcagcaacaacagcaataTCTACATCAGCCTACAGGCAGTGGTGCGCAAGCGATGCATGGATCTGGATTATCGCAGGCGGGTTCCCCACGTCACCACTGA